The Pochonia chlamydosporia 170 chromosome 3, whole genome shotgun sequence genome contains the following window.
CCTCGGCCTTCTTGTACATTTGCCAGATCTAGAATCATTGTTAGAATAGTTCCACCTGGAGGGGCTTGGGCCACTTTACGCGTCAAGACGCGTCACGTACCTCGTGATATTTGATGGGGAACAGAACGAAGCGTTGAGGATTCTCTTGAAGAATAGGCTCGTCAACTTCTTGGGCTTTGATACCTGGCGCAACTGCAGCAGTTTGCTTGGTGTCCTTGGTCTCTTCAACCTTGGGCTTGTGGTCCGCATCGATCTGCTCGGACAGAGCATcgacggcagcatcatcgAGGGgcttgttctccttgtcaGCTGTACCGaagtccagcttcttgattgGCGACTCCATCTTTAGCGAGTcaatggccgaagcagcctGAGAAACGTGGTTAGTTGTCTTGTCATTCGACAATGAATTCTGGACCGGCGCGAAAGCGACAGCCCTCTATGGGCGCTCACCTGCTTGGAAGGAGTGATTTCTGTGGTCATTGTGATAAATGTGGGAGTAAGGTTGGCAATTATAGGCAAAGAGCAATTCGCACAAAGAGAATtggtcttgaacttggcctGAGAAGATGGTTTGAGGACGCGATGGTGAGGGAGGGCGTTAATGAGTAGCTGGTGGCGCCAGAGGTTTTTGTAGAAACGCAGAGGTACGTCGTCACGTGCAGCAAGACGCGTCGAAACGTGTTTGCGGTGGGCCAACGCGGCGGGCTCTTAAGCTCCAAGTGCTCCGCAAAGAGGCTGGAGGTGCCAAAGTGGGTCTCGAGCAAGGTACGAGCATGGTACCTGCGCCAGGGTAATTGTCGCACGCTCCATCGCGCTGACTTACGCATACCAGCCACCAGTTTAAAGAGCTTTTGCTTGGGGGTGACGCGTGAAGAGGCTCGTCGCGTCCAAGTATTGCCACTAAACCGGCCAGGATTGTGCAAGGGTTTcagctggagcttggagcGTCATTGACGTCTTGTGAATGGTTCCCAACTTATCAATCAGCAAACAAACATCCACATCTCGCGTTCTGGTGGAACCCGGCAATGGCCGTTGTTCGAAGGTTCactccttcaatgttgactccGTACGAAGCTCGGCTTGAGCACCTCGGAGATGGGGCCTGACACTGTGTGACTCGGTCAAACTGAAGACTCTCCACGCTCACCTTGTGGATTCTGAATTCACGGCCCTTTTCAGCCAAGGGAGACGCTTTCATGCCAAGGGAGGGCACCAATTAACTTGGTATACGCTGGTATGCCAAGGAGCAGACATCCCaccaagtactccgtacattacAAGTACGCAATTTTTGAAGTACGGAATATCGTAAACTTATCAGATGTCTCCAAagctgtggctgtggctgtggctgtggcAATAATGACCATCGGTCGTGTTAAATTACTACATACTAAAAGCTGCTACATTCGCAAGgccttttcttgttcgcTCCATTGTTCCAAGGGTTATTCAGCTTGGATCTTGTTTCTGTACATACTATGTCAAATCTGGTATACGCAAAAAGTCTCTTTATAAGTGCTTCCAACGCCAATTGTTCGTATACTGTAATTGTAAATTCATCATCCATGCAAATCGTCAATAAATCATCCAAATTGTATCGGTGAGTCGTTCATAGGGGCCTTTCTATGGTCCAGCCGCAGCCTGAAGGGAGATATGAGTTTATCGCCGGTCGTTTCGTTTCCTAGTAGATCGCCGTCCCTCCGGAGACTCATCTGGGGTGCTGATACCGTCTTGGTATTGGCGATGATTCCGATTGGCGCCCGACTGTTCTCTGTGCATCCCTCTGCGGTCGCGATGGCTCGCATCTGTAGGAGGGCGATCCGGCATGTGGCCTGTCTTGCGCAGACTTTTTTCGGCTCTCTCTCTCAGGAAATCCTCGAGAAGAAGTGCATTTCTTGTATTGCCTCTGTAGATTGCCTCGGCGCCAGGAACCAATCCTATGATGAAGTCCAGGGCGACGTTGACCATCATTTGCAGCTTGACCGAGGCGGGAAGGCCGCCCTCAACCTTGCAGCATTTTCTGAAGACTGAGAGTGACATCAATCCGTCGATGGCATCTCCAATTCTGTATCCAATGTTAGCATGTGTTGTGCATGACCCGCGGTGTCTACTCCTAATCCAACTCAACTAATGACTTACCCAGGAATTATGCCAATTACAGTGCTCCAGCCAAAACCGACTCCGAAAATCGTGAACAAAGACCAGTCCAAATGGTGGACTCTTCTCCTTACTCTCATCAAAACTTTGGCATCGTGGTCGGATAGGCCAGGAGGCAAGCCTCGCTTCTGCTTCACCTGCTTCCCACTGGGCTCTCCATTTGGCTTTGTGCCGGGAACTTTTTCGTAGTACGGGTCCTAAAATACTGTTAGAATGACTGCTTTCAAGTGCTTGTGCATGGTTGTTGAATACATCGCATATTTGGGTAGTGCAATGCGCTCAAGCGGGAATATGTACTTACCCCTTGACCAAACTTCTCTTGCAACTTCTTACCAAGAAGTTTTCTGGCAGCTGTCTTTGCAATGTAAGACGTCATTATTATGCTGTTGAAGGGGCAGGAAGATGCCGGCGAGTAATTTTCAGCGACGCGAAGAGGGCGCGCCCTTTATATTTCAGACGATGGGTTTCTAGCCGATGGAATAGGTCAATAGCTTTTTGTTGTCCTCGGGAACCCTTCTCGATATGGTGGTGTAAGTGGCCTTTGTGAAAACGTTGAGGCTGCCAGGAGTGCTTTGGAAGAAACAGAATGAAACAGCAGGCAAAGAAAGGGCAACAATGGTATTTGAGGTGCGTCCAATGTATGTGTCTGATGAGATGTTTCGCAGTGGTTCTGCAACGTTCCTGGTTTTGGATGCCTCTTGACATGGGACATTCAAGCAGACATTGACCAAATGATGTAATGCAGTCCGGCAGTTATTATTGTCAGGCCTGGCGGGTCCCGTTTCCTTGATTATTCCAAGTACAGGCAAGTTTTGAGAGATGTGTGGCGCGTGGCTCATGGCTCCCTCCCAGCGGCAGCCCGAGCACCGCCACACTTGACCAGCTCAAGTGCCAGTTGCATGTGGCTGAAGCTACTTTGCGGCGACGGGATGTTGCGAGGCAAACGTTTCCGTTGAACGCACTGTACCGTCACTGTGTACACCATGAAAACATCAAGATTTCCCCCACAATTCGATTTTTAATACAGTGTGCATAGTGCCAAGAGAAAACTCTCCTCCCATGTCCGTTCGAGACCTCCGCTTTCCGGCTGCTTCTCCCATTCGACCattcaccatccatcattggGCACTCCACCTGTCGGTGCCTCGCCATTGACAgctctgtctgtctgtctgcccagccagcaagcagcTTCCATGTCCGCACCTGACGACGGAGCATTTTGACAAtccaagcaaacttggcttgTTCTTTGCTGCAACATTACAACTCTGACAGACCATTCCATGCCGCACAAACGTCGACACCATACATCACCCTAGAACTGTTCTGCTTCCCTCTAGTTTCGACCTCTTGAGGTGGCGCTTGCGCTTTCCCAGAACGAACTGACCCGCCGTCGTTGCGCGCTCTCTCTGGATCCTGCGACCACCTTCCCGTCTTTCCCTTGAACtccaaccatgtcaagcaTCCCTTCACACCTGCGACTAGAAGAAGACTCTTTGGAACACCCGTGAACCTGATATTGGCTGATTTGACACTGACAACAAACTCGTCACTTCCACCTGCTTGCGTACGGGCAGAGTATGGGCTGAGAGCCAAATCGACACAATGGCAGCGACACAGATGCAGCTCGAAGACTGTATgtcatcgtcaacaccaagactTGGAATCCTCGCATCTGACATGCACTGTTTGCTAACTTGAATGTTGATGATAGGGCTGGATGATCTTTGCGTTCGCTTCATCATTAACCTCCCTCAAGAAGATTTGTCCTCGGTTGCCCGAATATGCTTTCAAGTCGAGGAAGCGCAGTGGTTCTACGAGGACTTTATTAGGCCACTCGACCCAAATCTGCCATCCATGTCGCTGAGGACCTTTTGCTTGCGAATTTTTCAACATTGTCCTTTGCTGGCGTCATTCTCTGTTGAGAACCATACAAAGGCTTTCGAGGAGTTCCTCCAGTACAAGACCCGTGTTCCCGTCCGTGGCGCCATCATGCTCAATCATGCTATGGACTCCGTCGTATTGGTCAAGGGTTGGAAGAAAGGCGCAAACTGGAGTTTCCCACGAGGCAAGATAAAtaaggatgaggatgatttgGACTGTGCTGTCCGCGAGGTCTACGAAGAGACTGGCCTTGACCTGCGCGCTGCTGGTCTCGTGCCCACCGAAAAGAAGCCGAAGTACATTGAGATATCTATGCGGGAGCAGCAGCTTCGACTTTACGTCTTTCGCGACGTCCCCATGGATACCAAGTTTCAACCCAGGACTCGTAAAGAAATCAGCAAGATTCAGTGGTACAAACTGTCTGAGCTTCCTGCATTTCGCAGGAAGGGGCAACAAAACCAGAGCGACGGTGGTTCTGGGCCTGCCGTAAACAAGTTTTACATGGTTGCCCCTTTTCTCGTTCCTCTCAAGAAATGGATTCATTCGCAAAAGAAACTCAACGATAAAAGAGCAACAAGCGGAGTTCATGGCTATTTGCCCCATCATcacattgctgttgacgagGTAGTCACAACCGAAGACGACACCTGGGCACCTGGCTATTCCGAACAACCATCTCATGTTCCTGCTATTGAAACTCTGGACGGGGCAACTCGAGAACTGCAGCGACTTTTGAAGATGCAGCCTCCCACCCAGGGCATTCAATCACCACATCAGGAGGACAAAGGAACAGCTTTGCTTTCCATTCTTCAATCTGGCAATGCACCCCCAGCACCGCCGACTCACCAGCCTGCACCACTACCGCATACGCCTTCGAATGCAATAGTGTCTGAGCCTCCGCATCCACAGaatcctcatcatcacactAACTTGAACGTTTTCCCGCGAGTTCAGTCACAACCGGTTCctccttcctttcctcttGCCCCTGACCAGGGACATGCATCGTGGAACCCGGCAGCAAGTCTTGCGAACAATGCTCAAAATGCCCCGTCGTCTTACCCAGACATGCCCAGGCACCAACAacctggccagcagcagcttgcctCCGCTCACACACAACCACTACCAACCCAATATCAGGGTCCAGGGACTCACGACGGACTGCTCCAGAGTCAAGCTGCAAGCCAACATGTTCCTACTATGCAGAGTCTTTCCCCCAGTGCTGCCTCTAGACAGGGACTAATAGCAGGTCAGCAAAATAGCCAGATGCCTGCTGGCCCTAGTTCCGCGAAACTGAGCGGAGCTTcccttgctcttctcaatGCATTTAAACGGGATACAGGATCCGCTTCGAACAGTCACTTGGCCCAAGATGCATTGTCGTTTGGCCACAGTGCCCAACCCGGAGCTCAAGGCCCTCCATTTTTCAGCCAAAATG
Protein-coding sequences here:
- a CDS encoding PH domain-containing protein (similar to Metarhizium acridum CQMa 102 XP_007814661.1) — protein: MTSYIAKTAARKLLGKKLQEKFGQGDPYYEKVPGTKPNGEPSGKQVKQKRGLPPGLSDHDAKVLMRVRRRVHHLDWSLFTIFGVGFGWSTVIGIIPGIGDAIDGLMSLSVFRKCCKVEGGLPASVKLQMMVNVALDFIIGLVPGAEAIYRGNTRNALLLEDFLRERAEKSLRKTGHMPDRPPTDASHRDRRGMHREQSGANRNHRQYQDGISTPDESPEGRRSTRKRNDRR
- a CDS encoding decapping enzyme Dcp2 (similar to Cordyceps militaris CM01 XP_006671927.1), which codes for MAATQMQLEDWLDDLCVRFIINLPQEDLSSVARICFQVEEAQWFYEDFIRPLDPNLPSMSLRTFCLRIFQHCPLLASFSVENHTKAFEEFLQYKTRVPVRGAIMLNHAMDSVVLVKGWKKGANWSFPRGKINKDEDDLDCAVREVYEETGLDLRAAGLVPTEKKPKYIEISMREQQLRLYVFRDVPMDTKFQPRTRKEISKIQWYKLSELPAFRRKGQQNQSDGGSGPAVNKFYMVAPFLVPLKKWIHSQKKLNDKRATSGVHGYLPHHHIAVDEVVTTEDDTWAPGYSEQPSHVPAIETLDGATRELQRLLKMQPPTQGIQSPHQEDKGTALLSILQSGNAPPAPPTHQPAPLPHTPSNAIVSEPPHPQNPHHHTNLNVFPRVQSQPVPPSFPLAPDQGHASWNPAASLANNAQNAPSSYPDMPRHQQPGQQQLASAHTQPLPTQYQGPGTHDGLLQSQAASQHVPTMQSLSPSAASRQGLIAGQQNSQMPAGPSSAKLSGASLALLNAFKRDTGSASNSHLAQDALSFGHSAQPGAQGPPFFSQNARDIPMNQVGGVSTHGPGEQANVSELVGSSVQPREDPHRSALLGMFKKTPSNATTSQVESGSLHQQQLANPNQYAGVAGQAESMLLQHFQANRGPADHQLSLGRLSIQTKPGQQSAPSPRRGENLSPHRYQQQQQAAWSPIASGHSQQPQVPRILQRGQSLTDFGGSPPQQRGISQEPAPSALQNATQRPLGSGVEPSVMANAGDRGRRPDGGREQKQQLLSLFGKQQSPGTIPPGSGVDSGESSEFPRSRVSSLASRGGETPISPAEQTFLLDYLQSVTKNTGRR